The following coding sequences are from one Neovison vison isolate M4711 chromosome X, ASM_NN_V1, whole genome shotgun sequence window:
- the USP27X gene encoding ubiquitin carboxyl-terminal hydrolase 27: protein MKGVRAAIGAENWKRLKETARKRGLAAEAASARGLRREDSRGASPASAAASFSESPFWVQLSQPPRSLRPGGGHPRSAWPPRRHAQWPPEPCEQGEEPPPVEAEEVEEAETAETAEKAERKVEAEAKVEGKVEAAGKVEAAGKVDAAGKVETAEGPGRRLELKLEPEPEPVLEAEQEPKGEPKQELEDEIPARSGGGGSSDEVPPPTLPSDPPRAPDPSPRRSRAPRRRPRPRPQTRLRTPPQPRPRPPPRPRPRRGPGGGCLDVDFAVGPPGCSHVNSFKVGENWRQELRVIYQCFVWCGTPETRKSKAKSCICHVCGTHLNRLHSCLSCVFFGCFTEKHIHEHAETKQHNLAVDLYYGGIYCFMCKDYVYDKDIEQIAKEEQGEALKLQASTSTEVSHQQCSVPGLGEKYPTWETTKPELELLGHNPRRRRITSSFTIGLRGLINLGNTCFMNCIVQALTHTPILRDFFLSDRHRCEMPSPELCLVCEMSSLFRELYSGNPSPHVPYKLLHLVWIHARHLAGYRQQDAHEFLIAALDVLHRHCKGDDAGKAANNPNHCNCIIDQIFTGGLQSDVTCQACHGVSTTIDPCWDISLDLPGSCTSFWPMSPGRESSVNGESHLPGITTLTDCLRRFTRPEHLGSSAKIKCGSCQSYQESTKQLTMNKLPVVACFHFKRFEHSAKQRRKITTYISFPLELDMTPFMASSKESRMNGQLQLPTNSANDENKYSLFAVVNHQGTLESGHYTSFIRHHKDQWFKCDDAVITKASIKDVLDSEGYLLFYHKQVLEHESEKVKEMSTQAY from the exons ATGAAGGGGGTCAGAGCTGCGATTGGAGCCGAGAACTGGAAGCGCCTTAAAGAGACTGCGCG GAAACGGGGCCTGGCTGCCGAAGCGGCCTCCGCTAGGGGGCTACGGCGGGAGGATTCCCGGGGGGCGTCGCCTGCTTCCGCCGCCGCCTCCTTCAGTGAAAGTCCCTTTTGGGTCCAGCTGTCACAGCCGCCGCGCTCCCTCAGGCCGGGCGGGGGACACCCCAGGTCTGCGTGGCCCCCGCGCCGCCACGCCCAGTGGCCGCCCGAGCCctgcgagcagggggaggagccgcCGCCAGTGGAGGCGGAGGAGGTAGAGGAGGCGGAGACGGCGGAGACGGCGGAGAAGGCGGAGAGGAAGGTGGAGGCGGAGGCGAAGGTGGAGGGGAAGGTGGAGGCGGCGGGGAAGGTGGAGGCGGCGGGGAAGGTGGACGCCGCCGGGAAGGTGGAGACCGCGGAGGGTCCGGGCCGCCGGCTTGAGCTCAAGCTGGAGCCCGAACCCGAGCCGGTACTGGAGGCGGAGCAGGAGCCGAAGGGGGAGCCGAAGCAGGAGCTGGAGGATGAGATCCCAGCGCGGAGCGGCGGTGGCGGCAGCAGCGACGAggttcctccccccacccttccttCCGACCCCCCACGGGCCCCCGATCCCTCTCCGCGGCGCAGTCGTGCCCCCCGCCGCCGACCCCGGCCACGACCACAGACCCGGCTCCGTACCCCGCCGCAGCCTAGGCCacggcccccgccccggccccggccccggcgcgGCCCTGGGGGCGGATGCCTGGATGTGGATTTCGCTGTGGGTCCACCAGGCTGTTCCCACGTGAACAGCTTTAAGGTGGGAGAGAACTGGAGGCAGGAACTGCGGGTGATCTACCAGTGCTTCGTGTGGTGTGGAACCCCAGAGACCAGGAAAAGCAAGGCAAAGTCGTGCATCTGCCATGTGTGTGGCACCCATTTGAACAGACTTCACTCTTGCCTTTCCTGTGTCTTCTTTGGCTGCTTCACAGAGAAACACATTCACGAGCACGCTGAGACGAAGCAACACAACTTAGCCGTAGACCTTTATTATGGAGGTATATACTGCTTTATGTGTAAGGACTATGTATATGACAAAGACATTGAGCAAATTGCCAAAGAAGAGCAAGGAGAGGCTTTGAAATTACAAGCCTCCACCTCAACTGAGGTTTCGCACCAGCAGTGTTCAGTGCCGGGACTCGGGGAGAAGTACCCGACCTGGGAGACAACCAAACCCGAGTTAGAACTGCTGGGACACAACCCAAGGAGGAGAAGAATCACATCGAGCTTCACCATCGGCTTAAGAGGACTGATCAATCTCGGCAACACGTGCTTTATGAACTGCATCGTCCAGGCCCTCACCCACACGCCCATCCTGAGAGATTTCTTCCTCTCTGACCGGCACAGATGTGAAATGCCAAGCCCTGAGTTGTGTCTGGTCTGTGAGATGTCGTCGCTTTTTCGGGAGCTGTACTCTGGAAACCCGTCTCCTCACGTTCCTTACAAGTTGTTGCACCTGGTATGGATACACGCCCGTCACTTAGCAGGATACAGGCAACAGGATGCCCACGAGTTCCTCATTGCAGCCTTAGATGTCCTGCACAGGCACTGCAAAGGGGATGACGCTGGGAAGGCCGCCAACAATCCCAACCACTGTAACTGCATCATAGACCAAATCTTCACAGGTGGCCTGCAGTCCGATGTCACCTGTCAAGCCTGCCATGGCGTCTCCACCACCATAGACCCATGCTGGGACATCAGTTTGGACTTGCCTGGCTCTTGCACCTCCTTCTGGCCCATGAGCCCAGGGAGGGAGAGCAGTGTGAATGGGGAAAGCCACCTGCCAGGAATCACCACCCTCACGGACTGCCTGCGAAGGTTTACGAGGCCAGAGCACTTGGGAAGTAGTGCCAAAATCAAGTGTGGTAGTTGCCAAAGCTACCAGGAATCTACCAAACAGCTCACCATGAATAAGTTACCTGTTGTTGCCTGTTTTCATTTCAAACGGTTTGAACACTCAGCCAAGCAGAGGCGCAAGATCACTACCTACATATCCTTCCCTCTGGAGCTGGATATGACACCATTCATGGCCTCGAGTAAAGAGAGCAGGATGAATGGACAGTTGCAGCTGCCAACCAATAGTGCAAACGATGAGAATAAGTATTCCTTGTTTGCTGTGGTTAATCACCAAGGAACCTTGGAGAGTGGCCACTACACCAGCTTCATCCGGCACCACAAGGACCAGTGGTTCAAGTGTGATGATGCCGTCATCACCAAGGCCAGTATCAAGGACGTTCTGGACAGTGAAGGGTATTTACTGTTCTATCACAAACAGGTCCTGGAACATGAGtcagaaaaagtgaaagaaatgagTACACAAGCCTACTGA